One segment of Pontibacter akesuensis DNA contains the following:
- a CDS encoding DUF4249 domain-containing protein — protein sequence MRIRSLTSILCLCLLLFGCVEPYAPDVLQAPNQYLVVDGFINGTGVTTIKLSRTQNIADTKAPLLESGATLLLEEEQGEQYVMSEVDLGTYASDSLRLNLDKKYRIYIRTENGREYASEFVAIKRTPPIDGVGWDVVNEGLQIYVNTHDPQNDTRYYRWEYEATWAFTAAYEALYKYDPATGTVVLRGPEDEQTYRCWRTDYSTAIEIGTSTRLSEDVIFEEPILLLPSNSEKLRIKYSILVKQYALTREAYQYWESLKKNTESIGTLFDPLPSQLTGNVRNLSDAEEPVIGYVSASTMQDKRIFISREELPREWRPLQPYCQLDSVLPAPPDETFGDLARYFESGFYVPVNEIYGSSPFPIGYFGAALSCVDCRFRGTTRRPLFWQ from the coding sequence ATGCGTATCAGAAGTCTGACAAGTATACTTTGCCTTTGCCTGCTGCTGTTTGGCTGTGTGGAGCCCTATGCCCCGGACGTGTTGCAGGCGCCCAACCAGTACCTGGTGGTGGATGGTTTCATCAACGGTACTGGCGTTACCACCATCAAGCTGTCGCGCACGCAGAACATAGCCGATACAAAAGCACCGCTGCTGGAGTCAGGGGCTACCTTGTTGCTGGAAGAGGAGCAGGGGGAGCAGTACGTGATGTCGGAGGTTGATTTAGGCACCTACGCCAGCGATAGCCTTCGGCTGAACCTGGACAAAAAATACCGGATCTACATCCGTACGGAGAATGGGCGTGAATATGCCTCAGAGTTTGTTGCCATAAAGCGAACACCGCCCATTGATGGCGTGGGTTGGGATGTGGTGAATGAAGGGCTGCAGATTTATGTCAACACACACGACCCACAGAACGACACGCGCTATTACCGCTGGGAGTATGAGGCAACCTGGGCCTTTACTGCGGCCTACGAGGCCTTGTATAAGTATGATCCGGCTACAGGAACTGTTGTACTACGCGGTCCCGAAGACGAGCAGACATACCGCTGCTGGCGAACTGACTACTCCACAGCCATAGAAATAGGCACCTCCACCAGGTTAAGCGAGGATGTGATTTTTGAAGAGCCCATACTGCTGCTGCCTTCCAACTCCGAGAAGCTTCGCATTAAGTACAGCATACTTGTAAAGCAGTATGCGCTTACCCGCGAGGCATACCAGTACTGGGAATCCCTGAAGAAGAACACCGAAAGCATTGGAACACTGTTTGATCCGCTGCCTTCACAGCTAACAGGTAACGTGCGCAACCTATCCGATGCGGAGGAGCCTGTGATTGGCTATGTGAGTGCCTCCACGATGCAGGATAAACGTATTTTTATCAGCCGGGAGGAATTGCCGCGGGAGTGGCGGCCACTGCAACCATACTGCCAGTTAGACTCCGTGTTGCCAGCACCTCCGGATGAAACCTTTGGGGATTTGGCAAGATACTTTGAGAGCGGCTTTTATGTGCCGGTAAATGAAATATATGGAAGCTCTCCTTTCCCTATTGGCTATTTTGGGGCTGCTCTTAGCTGCGTAGACTGCCGTTTCCGCGGCACCACCAGAAGACCCCTTTTCTGGCAGTAA